A single genomic interval of Gossypium raimondii isolate GPD5lz chromosome 11, ASM2569854v1, whole genome shotgun sequence harbors:
- the LOC105804367 gene encoding LOW QUALITY PROTEIN: probable ADP-ribosylation factor GTPase-activating protein AGD14 (The sequence of the model RefSeq protein was modified relative to this genomic sequence to represent the inferred CDS: inserted 1 base in 1 codon), translated as MGSRKEEERNEKIIRGLMKLPPNRRCINCNSVGPQYVCTNFWTFVCMACSGIHREFTHRVKSVSMSKFISQEVEALQNGGNQRARDIYLKDWDMQKQRLPDSSNPNKIREFIKNVYVDRKYTSDKPPRDMQSLGNQEDKRRRXSSYHSYSESPPYDYQYEDRRYGKQVAAMLSRKPGSDRGFYVRKASSFVYSPGRSSGHIFEDRFANEASAPRVSDYSVSSGGDTFKSGTGSPNFQKEVVFGSPNSQPQTDILSEDARHQTSNLFVDPNSKKDAAGISHPQRTKSLGSFGSIDKNSMSVKSCNSDIGLDVVSEPEQNVGSPHNKASSFSQSSVPVNYGGPDLFNACNTSASPPIYLFQLPATSPVSSENVFHPAASLMQHGNSYQPSPSIPSVDLFAGISEQPPATSFGRKLPESPVPKTEEWAMFYIPQHAASGPVTKNLSPAVMPSHGDLSMKFDQLQSLNTTMQCPRFENSSSLSSSVKCSQWQEGLHDGRSSTAANCTQEPLVAYNHSATTDLHLGVGVSESLDNDGFPTAIYGDGIAPPYVPMVNPPLGENQLHAAGLKSTNPFDLPYDSELERSDMFLDMSSLQTALPNAQLSSTFLGGVSQPWFPQNPVTPYIPGTQGGLAVFMSGQAPSSQLSNVSTQGPIASIGGNPFA; from the exons ATGGGAagtagaaaagaagaagaaagaaacgaaAAGATAATAAGAGGTCTCATGAAGCTGCCTCCTAATCGTCGTTGCATTAACTGTAACAGCGTG GGTCCTCAGTATGTTTGCACAAACTTTTGGACTTTCGTTTGCATGGCTTGCAGTGGGATCCA TCGTGAGTTTACTCATCGTGTAAAGTCTGTATCAATGTCAAAGTTCATTTCACAAGAAGTTGAAGCTCTTCAGAATGGCGGTAATCAG CGTGCAAGAGATATATATCTCAAAGATTGGGATATGCAGAAGCAAAGATTACCAGACAGCAG CAATCCTAATAAAATCAGAGAGTTCATAAAGAATGTCTATGTGGACAGAAAATATACATCTGACAAGCCTCCTAGAGACATGCAG AGCCTTGGAAATCAGGAAGATAAGAGAAGGC CCAGTTCTTATCATTCTTATTCTGAAAGTCCACCTTATGACTATCAATATGAAGATCGGCGTTATGGAAAACAAGTTGCTGCCATGCTTTCTAGGAAGCCTGGTTCAGATAGAGGCTTCTATGTGAGGAAAGCTTCTAGTTTTGTATATAGTCCTGGCCGCTCAAGTGGTCACATTTTCGAGGACAGGTTTGCAAATGAGGCTTCTGCTCCTAGAGTGTCAGACTACTCTGTATCCAGTGGAGGTGATACTTTCAAATCTGGTACAGGGTCACCAAACTTTCAGAAGGAAGTTGTATTTGGCAGCCCAAATTCTCAACCTCAAACAGATATCTTAAGTGAAGATGCACGACATCAAACAAGTAATTTGTTTGtggacccaaattctaagaaaGATGCTGCAGGGATTTCGCACCCACAG AGAACCAAATCCTTGGGAAGTTTTGGCTCAATTGATAAAAATTCCATGTCTGTCAAGTCATGTAACTCAGACATTGGACTGGATGTTGTCTCTGAGCCAGAACAAAATGTTGGTTCCCCTCATAATAAAGCATCTAGTTTTTCCCAATCATCTGTTCCTGTGAATTATGGTGGCCCGGATCTCTTTAATGCATGCAACACTTCTGCCTCTCCACCTATATATTTGTTTCAGTTACCTGCAACCTCACCAGTTTCATCCGAGAATGTATTTCATCCTGCGGCTTCTTTGATGCAACATGGGAATTCATATCAACCTTCACCATCTATTCCATCTGTAGACCTATTTGCTGGGATTTCTGAGCAGCCCCCAGCTACTAGTTTTGGCAGAAAATTGCCAGAGTCACCTGTACCTAAAACTGAAGAATGGGCAATGTTTTATATTCCTCAGCATGCAGCTTCTGGTCCAGTAACCAAAAATCTTTCACCTGCTGTAATGCCCAGTCATGGAGATTTGTCCATGAAGTTTGACCAATTGCAATCACTAAACACAACCATGCAGTGTCCGCGATTTGAAAATTCTagttctctttcttcttcagTAAAGTGTAGTCAATGGCAAGAGGGGTTGCATGATGGTCGATCCTCCACCGCTGCAAACTGCACTCAG GAACCACTAGTAGCATACAATCATTCAGCCACCACTGATCTACATTTGGGCGTAGGAGTTTCAGAG AGCCTTGATAATGATGGCTTCCCAACAGCTATATATGGGGATGGCATAGCACCACCATATGTGCCAATGGTGAATCCACCTTTG GGAGAGAACCAATTGCATGCTGCTGGTCTCAAATCAACCAACCCATTTGATCTTCCTTATGATTCTGAACTGGAACGAAGTGATATG TTTTTGGATATGAGTTCATTGCAAACTGCACTTCCTAATGCTCAGTTGTCATCTACCTTTCTCGGTGGTGTGTCGCAACCATGGTTTCCTCAGAATCCAGTGACCCCATATATCCCAGGAACACAAG GTGGCTTAGCAGTATTCATGTCTGGTCAAGCACCAAGTTCTCAATTATc GAATGTCTCAACCCAAGGGCCCATTGCTTCCATCGGAGGAAATCCTTTTGCATAG
- the LOC105804368 gene encoding uncharacterized protein LOC105804368: MATLIKTLPFKSPPPLTPPATTFSLNSSKPFHVCLKQRLPPSSRPLRFSFTPSLRFLNLVPFASTGGETDTIHTQQQVQEPQIEDSSDVDVAAEDDTAADESSDVEETSSSGISSLLQSYKEALASNDESKVADIEALLKSIEDEKVDLEKKMASLSEELSTEKDRVLRIGADFDNFRKRTERERLSLVANAQGEVLENLLPVLDNFERAKAQIKVKTEGEEKINNSYQSIYKQFMEILGSLGVEPVDTVGNPFDPMLHEAIMQEDSTEFEEGIILQEFQKGFKLGDRLLRPAMVKVSAGPGPSKTEQGESSESADVGESKETSETAESSETTKTHREAESS; the protein is encoded by the exons ATGGCTACTCTCATTAAGACGCTGCCGTTTAAGTCCCCTCCTCCTCTAACTCCACCTGCTACAACCTTTTCCTTAAACTCTTCGAAGCCCTTCCATGTCTGCTTGAAACAAAGACTTCCTCCTTCAAGCCGTCCCCTCCGCTTCAGCTTCACTCCCTCTCTTCGCTTCCTCAACTTGGTTCCTTTTGCTTCCACTGGAGGTGAAACTGACACTATTCATACCCAACAACAAGTTCAAGAACCCCAAATTGAG GACTCTTCAGATGTTGATGTTGCTGCTGAAGATGATACTGCTGCAGATGAGAGCAGTGATGTTGAAGAAACATCTTCTTCAGGCATTTCATCATTGCTCCAATCATACAAAGAAGCTTTGGCAAGTAATGATGAGTCAAAAGTTGCTGATATAGAAGCATTGTTAAAATCCATTGAAGATGAGAAAGTTgatcttgaaaagaaaatggcTTCTTTGTCAGAAGAATTGTCAACAGAGAAGGATCGAGTTCTTAGGATTGGTGCGGACTTTGACAACTTTCGCAAGAGGACAGAGAGAGAGCGCCTTTCTTTGGTAGCAAATGCTCAAGGAGAGGTTTTGGAAAATTTGTTGCctgttttggataattttgagcGAGCTAAAGCCCAAATTAAGGTCAAGACAGAGGGAGAAGAGAAGATCAATAACAGCTATCAAAGCATATACAAGCAATTTATGGAGATTTTGGGTTCACTGGGCGTTGAACCTGTGGACACAGTGGGAAATCCTTTTGATCCAATG CTGCATGAAGCGATCATGCAGGAGGATTCCACTGAATTCGAAGAAGGTATCATTCTACAAGAATTTCAGAAGGGATTCAAGCTGGGAGACAGGCTGTTACGTCCGGCAATGGTTAAAGTATCGGCTGGTCCAGGGCCTTCAAAAACTGAACAAGGAGAGTCATCAGAGAGTGCAGATGTAGGTGAAAGCAAGGAGACCAGTGAAACTGCTGAAAGCAGTGAAACTACCAAAACCCACAGGGAAGCAGAGTCGTCTTGA